The following are encoded together in the Cystobacter fuscus DSM 2262 genome:
- a CDS encoding pyridoxamine 5'-phosphate oxidase family protein, translating to MTTKKTEKKDAVAHLAELIQGIKVAMMTTVEADGSIRSRPMWTQNTDFDGELWFFTHDSAPKVDEVQGDHHVNLSYADSSRDRYVSVSGVARLVRDKEKIHKLWDPTLKAWFPKGVDDPDIGLLCVKVNKAEYWDTPNKRMVQLVGFVKSVLTGETYRPGGHEKLDLEDTQSPMH from the coding sequence ATGACCACGAAAAAGACCGAGAAGAAGGACGCGGTGGCGCACCTGGCCGAGCTGATCCAGGGCATCAAGGTCGCGATGATGACGACGGTGGAGGCGGACGGGAGCATCCGCAGCCGGCCCATGTGGACGCAGAACACGGACTTCGACGGAGAACTGTGGTTCTTCACCCATGACTCCGCCCCCAAGGTGGACGAGGTGCAAGGCGACCACCACGTCAACCTCTCCTACGCGGACTCCAGCCGGGACCGCTATGTGTCAGTGAGCGGAGTGGCACGCCTTGTGCGCGACAAGGAGAAGATCCACAAGCTGTGGGATCCCACCCTCAAGGCCTGGTTCCCCAAGGGCGTGGACGACCCGGACATCGGCCTCTTGTGCGTCAAGGTGAACAAGGCCGAGTACTGGGACACCCCCAACAAGCGCATGGTGCAACTGGTGGGCTTCGTGAAGAGCGTCCTCACCGGCGAGACCTACCGCCCGGGTGGCCACGAGAAGCTCGACCTCGAGGATACCCAGTCGCCCATGCATTGA
- a CDS encoding helix-turn-helix domain-containing protein encodes MASKRIPPPSSQQRMDDKLALALGAAARAARLRAGLTQAEAAAKVGLAPGVYGRIERGGMMPSVPTLRRLSIALKIPSDTLLSLSHSEVTAWVDSLPSREERSPDLRRLARSLRNLTPAQLKVLNVIATALTR; translated from the coding sequence ATGGCATCGAAACGCATTCCGCCCCCTTCTTCGCAGCAGCGCATGGACGACAAGCTGGCCCTGGCCCTGGGGGCGGCGGCGCGCGCCGCCCGGCTGCGCGCGGGGCTCACCCAGGCGGAGGCGGCCGCCAAGGTGGGGCTGGCGCCGGGCGTCTACGGCCGCATCGAGCGCGGCGGCATGATGCCCAGCGTCCCGACGCTCAGACGCTTGAGCATCGCCCTGAAGATTCCCTCCGACACGCTCTTGAGCCTGAGCCACTCGGAGGTGACGGCCTGGGTGGACTCGCTGCCCTCGCGCGAGGAGCGCTCCCCGGATCTGCGGCGGCTCGCGCGCTCGCTGCGCAACCTCACTCCGGCCCAGCTCAAGGTGCTCAACGTCATCGCCACCGCGCTCACGCGCTGA